A portion of the Girardinichthys multiradiatus isolate DD_20200921_A chromosome 23, DD_fGirMul_XY1, whole genome shotgun sequence genome contains these proteins:
- the LOC124860742 gene encoding uncharacterized protein LOC124860742 isoform X3, whose protein sequence is MHCYLSDLDTSALYQETFYWIRLVSGNWPEFLGATFNFMDDDVSKIPHIQTKQERGEFLLHINEAQRNDTGLYYCIKVRQLDFIFLNGTFLKINGQESDVTVAPLKSPSGPVLSENPKTLQCLVLSNSERKTCPADNKVYWFRAGSDNYHPSLFYLQGNIGEKSPEVPSAQKCFYNFPETSDAGTYHCAVVACGQILFGNGIKPKGPNLQEFSKIFLPTLCSALVISLAVISWLIYKIKKKTCSCCNEPGLSVGDHQHQQKEENTLVYSAPTFNRNKAKKVDRRKVKTAQEETVYTDVKTLR, encoded by the exons ATGCACTGCTATCTCTCAGATTTGGAT ACctctgctctctaccaagaaACCTTTTACTGGATCCGTCTTGTTTCTGGAAACTGGCCTGAATTTCTTGGAGCAACATTTAACTTCATGGACGATGATGTTTCCAAGATTCCTCACATTCAGACAAAGCAAGAAAGAGGAGAATTTCTTCTTCATATTaatgaagctcagagaaatgatACTGGACTTTACTACTGTATAAAAGTCAGACAACTTGACTTCATATTTCTGAACGGAACATTTCTGAAGATTAATG gaCAGGAATCAGATGTAACTGTTGCCCCTCTGAAGTCTCCATCTGGTCCAGTactttcagaaaacccaaagacTCTACAGTGTTTGGTTCTTTCTAACTCTGAGAGGAAAACATGTCCAGCAGATAATAAGGTGTACTGGTTCAGAGCTGGATCAGATAATTATCATCCCAGTTTATTTTATCTCCAAGGAAACATTGGTGAGAAGAGTCCTGAAGTTCCCTCTGCACAGAAATGTTTCTACAACTTTCCTGAGACCTCTGATGCTGGGACGTATCACTGTGCTGTGGTTGCATGTGGACAGATATTATTTGGAAATGGAATAAAACCGAAGG GTCCCAATTTACAGGAGTTCTCCAAAATATTTCTTCCTACATTGTGCTCGGCTTTGGTAATAAGTCTGGCTGTAATATCTTGGCTCATTTATAAAATCAAGAAGAAAACATGCAGTTGTTGCAACG AACCTGGATTGAGTGTTGGTGATCACCAGCATCAGCAG AAGGAAGAGAACACTTTGGTTTATTCCGCACCAACGTTCAACAGGAACAAAGCTAAAAAAGTAGACCGAAGGAAGGTAAAAACGGCGCAGGAGGAGACGGTCTACACTGACGTTAAAACACTTCGATAG
- the LOC124860742 gene encoding uncharacterized protein LOC124860742 isoform X1 — protein sequence MLVNTKMLFLFYALLSLRFGFCTENKFEIKTVTAGQNVTLTCLRQTSALYQETFYWIRLVSGNWPEFLGATFNFMDDDVSKIPHIQTKQERGEFLLHINEAQRNDTGLYYCIKVRQLDFIFLNGTFLKINGQESDVTVAPLKSPSGPVLSENPKTLQCLVLSNSERKTCPADNKVYWFRAGSDNYHPSLFYLQGNIGEKSPEVPSAQKCFYNFPETSDAGTYHCAVVACGQILFGNGIKPKGPNLQEFSKIFLPTLCSALVISLAVISWLIYKIKKKTCSCCNEPGLSVGDHQHQQKEENTLVYSAPTFNRNKAKKVDRRKVKTAQEETVYTDVKTLR from the exons ATGTTGGTCAATACAAAAATGCTGTTCTTATTTTATGCACTGCTATCTCTCAGATTTGGAT TTTGCACGGAAAATAAGTTTGAGATAAAGACCGTGACTGCTGGACAAAATGTGACCTTGACATGTCTTCGGCAGACctctgctctctaccaagaaACCTTTTACTGGATCCGTCTTGTTTCTGGAAACTGGCCTGAATTTCTTGGAGCAACATTTAACTTCATGGACGATGATGTTTCCAAGATTCCTCACATTCAGACAAAGCAAGAAAGAGGAGAATTTCTTCTTCATATTaatgaagctcagagaaatgatACTGGACTTTACTACTGTATAAAAGTCAGACAACTTGACTTCATATTTCTGAACGGAACATTTCTGAAGATTAATG gaCAGGAATCAGATGTAACTGTTGCCCCTCTGAAGTCTCCATCTGGTCCAGTactttcagaaaacccaaagacTCTACAGTGTTTGGTTCTTTCTAACTCTGAGAGGAAAACATGTCCAGCAGATAATAAGGTGTACTGGTTCAGAGCTGGATCAGATAATTATCATCCCAGTTTATTTTATCTCCAAGGAAACATTGGTGAGAAGAGTCCTGAAGTTCCCTCTGCACAGAAATGTTTCTACAACTTTCCTGAGACCTCTGATGCTGGGACGTATCACTGTGCTGTGGTTGCATGTGGACAGATATTATTTGGAAATGGAATAAAACCGAAGG GTCCCAATTTACAGGAGTTCTCCAAAATATTTCTTCCTACATTGTGCTCGGCTTTGGTAATAAGTCTGGCTGTAATATCTTGGCTCATTTATAAAATCAAGAAGAAAACATGCAGTTGTTGCAACG AACCTGGATTGAGTGTTGGTGATCACCAGCATCAGCAG AAGGAAGAGAACACTTTGGTTTATTCCGCACCAACGTTCAACAGGAACAAAGCTAAAAAAGTAGACCGAAGGAAGGTAAAAACGGCGCAGGAGGAGACGGTCTACACTGACGTTAAAACACTTCGATAG
- the LOC124860742 gene encoding uncharacterized protein LOC124860742 isoform X2: MLVNTKMLFLFYALLSLRFGFCTENKFEIKTVTAGQNVTLTCLRQTSALYQETFYWIRLVSGNWPEFLGATFNFMDDDVSKIPHIQTKQERGEFLLHINEAQRNDTGLYYCIKVRQLDFIFLNGTFLKINGQESDVTVAPLKSPSGPVLSENPKTLQCLVLSNSERKTCPADNKVYWFRAGSDNYHPSLFYLQGNIGEKSPEVPSAQKCFYNFPETSDAGTYHCAVVACGQILFGNGIKPKGPNLQEFSKIFLPTLCSALVISLAVISWLIYKIKKKTCSCCNEPGLSVGDHQHQQEENTLVYSAPTFNRNKAKKVDRRKVKTAQEETVYTDVKTLR, translated from the exons ATGTTGGTCAATACAAAAATGCTGTTCTTATTTTATGCACTGCTATCTCTCAGATTTGGAT TTTGCACGGAAAATAAGTTTGAGATAAAGACCGTGACTGCTGGACAAAATGTGACCTTGACATGTCTTCGGCAGACctctgctctctaccaagaaACCTTTTACTGGATCCGTCTTGTTTCTGGAAACTGGCCTGAATTTCTTGGAGCAACATTTAACTTCATGGACGATGATGTTTCCAAGATTCCTCACATTCAGACAAAGCAAGAAAGAGGAGAATTTCTTCTTCATATTaatgaagctcagagaaatgatACTGGACTTTACTACTGTATAAAAGTCAGACAACTTGACTTCATATTTCTGAACGGAACATTTCTGAAGATTAATG gaCAGGAATCAGATGTAACTGTTGCCCCTCTGAAGTCTCCATCTGGTCCAGTactttcagaaaacccaaagacTCTACAGTGTTTGGTTCTTTCTAACTCTGAGAGGAAAACATGTCCAGCAGATAATAAGGTGTACTGGTTCAGAGCTGGATCAGATAATTATCATCCCAGTTTATTTTATCTCCAAGGAAACATTGGTGAGAAGAGTCCTGAAGTTCCCTCTGCACAGAAATGTTTCTACAACTTTCCTGAGACCTCTGATGCTGGGACGTATCACTGTGCTGTGGTTGCATGTGGACAGATATTATTTGGAAATGGAATAAAACCGAAGG GTCCCAATTTACAGGAGTTCTCCAAAATATTTCTTCCTACATTGTGCTCGGCTTTGGTAATAAGTCTGGCTGTAATATCTTGGCTCATTTATAAAATCAAGAAGAAAACATGCAGTTGTTGCAACG AACCTGGATTGAGTGTTGGTGATCACCAGCATCAGCAG GAAGAGAACACTTTGGTTTATTCCGCACCAACGTTCAACAGGAACAAAGCTAAAAAAGTAGACCGAAGGAAGGTAAAAACGGCGCAGGAGGAGACGGTCTACACTGACGTTAAAACACTTCGATAG